From the Primulina tabacum isolate GXHZ01 chromosome 15, ASM2559414v2, whole genome shotgun sequence genome, one window contains:
- the LOC142527485 gene encoding auxin-responsive protein SAUR76 has protein sequence MKKLNNILRKCKTFSRQLGRTLSYSSLRSKSNRDHGFQELWDTGHDHRCSRDFDEPCETIFVGSSRKRYTVSSKHLNHPLLNALIEKSNENSGSCRVSDLSVKCEVVLFDHLLWMLDNADPTLTLDSLEELAELYAC, from the coding sequence ATGAAAAAACTCAACAACATACTTAGGAAATGCAAGACATTTTCAAGGCAATTGGGTCGGACCCTATCCTACAGTAGTTTGAGATCCAAATCCAATCGGGATCATGGCTTTCAAGAATTGTGGGATACGGGTCATGATCATCGATGTTCGAGAGATTTCGACGAGCCTTGTGAGACTATATTCGTCGGGAGTTCCAGGAAAAGATACACAGTCAGCTCCAAGCACTTGAATCATCCTTTGTTGAACGCTCTCATAGAGAAATCCAATGAAAATTCGGGTTCGTGTCGTGTATCGGACCTCTCGGTGAAATGTGAGGTGGTGCTGTTTGATCATCTCTTGTGGATGCTCGATAACGCTGATCCTACACTTACTTTGGACTCTTTGGAGGAACTGGCCGAGCTTTATGCATGCTAA
- the LOC142527523 gene encoding LOW QUALITY PROTEIN: putative BOI-related E3 ubiquitin-protein ligase 2 (The sequence of the model RefSeq protein was modified relative to this genomic sequence to represent the inferred CDS: deleted 1 base in 1 codon) — MAVEARHLHLFPPRVLSNGNLMMNGVEVNENVYGTPLAYGVMTPLSGMSAAMDPAVLVYGSAFTNTVTPKAVAMKSDSGITCAMPVSRKRSRDPVSPLLSTTFTNVLPSQNANNRCGSFNFLGEDISSHIQQQQMEIDLIISQHTEKVRMEMEERRRRYSTRFAAAVQQNIAKKLKAKEEEIEKIEKLNCALEEKVKLLSVENQIWRDLAQTNEATANALRCDLEQVLTHVQDEHQQHLIQRCRADEVALLDDAQSCCGSNYEEIGTLASAENQLRDNADYGVKSGNRTCRSCGKEESCVLLLPCRHLCLCAVCGSFLLTCPVCSSIKTASLHVNLSS, encoded by the exons ATGGCGGTTGAAGCTCGGCATCTCCATCTTTTTCCTCCACGGGTCCTTAGCAATGG AAATTTGATGATGAACGGTGTGGAAGTTAATGAAAACGTCTACGGAACTCCATTGGCATATGGGGTGATGACGCCTTTATCTGGGATGAGTGCGGCTATGGATCCCGCCGTTCTTGTGTACGGCTCAGCGTTCACGAATACTGTTACGCCAAAAGCTGTGGCTATGAAATCTGATAGTGGCATCACCTGCGCCATGCCTGTTTCGAGGAAGCGTTCGAGGGATCCGGTCAGTCCTCTGCTTTCGACGACATTCACGAACGTTTTACCGAGCCAGAATGCGAATAATCGTTGCGGTTCGTTCAATTTTCTCGGAGAGGATATCTCGTCACATATTCAACAGCAGCAAATGGAAATCGATCTTATCATCTCCCAACAT ACGGAAAAGGTGAGGATGGAAATGGAAGAGAGACGTCGGAGATATTCCACGCGGTTCGCTGCGGCTGTTCAACAGAACATTGCAAAGAAGCTGAAagcaaaagaagaagaaatagaaaaAATCGAGAAGTTAAATTGCGCGCTGGAGGAGAAAGTGAAA TTACTCAGTGTTGAAAATCAGATATGGAGGGATTTGGCACAGACAAACGAAGCTACTGCGAATGCTCTGAGATGTGATCTTGAGCAAGTCCTGACTCACGTGCAAGATGAACACCAACAGCATCTGATACAACGGTGCCGGGCCGATGAGGTGGCGTTGCTGGACGACGCACAGTCTTGTTGTGGCAGCAACTACGAGGAAATCGGCACGCTGGCGTCGGCCGAAAACCAACTGAGGGACAACGCAGATTACGGGGTCAAGAGTGGGAACAGGACTTGCAGGAGCTGCGGGAAAGAGGAATCTTGCGTGTTGCTTTTGCCTTGCAGGCATCTGTGTCTTTGTGCGGTCTGCGGGTCGTTTCTGCTCACTTGCCCCGTTTGCAGCTCCATCAAAACCGCTAGCCTCCACGTTAATCTCTCCTCATGA